The sequence GTCCATGATCGAGTTCATATGTGGTTGGAAAGTTAAGAATGATTGTGAGAATCCAGCCTTATCGCCTTTGGCTGTATCTAAAATGCGGATACCCCCTTCTTCATCTCCTACAGCGACTAAAGAATTCGCTGTACGACGGTTAGCAAAACAGCAGCACTGAGGAGGGCAATGAGGAACTCGTACTGTGACAAGCTGCCGTGCAAAATGGCAATGTAAGGTGATCATCCTGCCAACATCTGTGAAGACCCTCCGGACGGCTATAGAAATTGGCTGTTTCATCCTGCCAGACTGTGGGAGAGAGAGTTAGTTGATTTCAAGGACATTGACACATCGACTCCCACAACAAACCTGTACCATAGGAAGGCGACCTGAGAGTTACCCGTGATGACCTGCTAATGGCTAGGTTGCGTAGGAGGGCTGGACCGGCAGCCTGAATGGCCTGCGATCGATGCAAAGGTATAGGCTCAGGAACTTTTTCTTCATTTGGTTCTTCTATAATGGTATTGAATGTGGATGTGGCCTCCTCTATATCCTCCTTCCTATCAATTGGATCGGTATAAATTGCTGGAATAGTTCGGACTCGTCTCAAAGGTGACGATTGCAAAGGTGGGCTTGAAGTACAGAAggaaagctttcttttcctggTTGGAGTGGATGGTTGATCTGGAAACTGCCTGGATATGGATTTGTTGTCGTTTTGGAGGTTGAGAAACGCCGGCCCGTTGCGATTTAATGAGGAAGGCGGAGTTAATATATCTTTGAGGTTATTGCGGCCTGCTCTTACGCCAGACCGCGTACTGGAGCCGTGAAGGGATGATCTGGGAGTGAAGAACCTCTTGAAAGACCTTGGAGTTACTGGGGGCCGCTTTTTCGGTTTCAGGGATGGAGGGGACGCAGGGAGGGTATCTAGAGATGCATTCAAAGTAGGTGGTGAGGAGGGTATGGTATCCAGACACTCGTTCAGCTTGCTGGGCTGCTTGTCACGGAGAGCATTAGACATGTCCATTTCCACAGGTATAAAAATGTATTCCAATTATAATTTAGTTAGTAGCATTGGGAGAAGCAAGCCAGTAATGCTATAGCCTAAAGAAACAGAAACAGAAGCAAAATACAACGAGGAGGAGGAATTGGGTTGCGTTGGATTCATGGTTCACGTCGCGACCGAGCGAGATGCGTCTCGTACCTGAGGAGCCACTTTTTCAATTAAGCAGAGCGTGTCGCTCGTGTGGCTTGTGGCGACGTGACGCGATTGGTGGCTCATGCACGGGGCCGTGGCTAGTCCGAGTTGGCCTTAGCGGTTTTGTGACTAAGATCTTATGTCAGCAGAAGGTTTCTGGAACGCAACGGGCGgtaaagagcagcagaaattctcttttctacacacagCAGCAGGCTGGCCGAAAAGCGGGAATCTTTTGAGAGTCGGTTTCCGCCGATACACCGATAAGCCCGTTGGAAGGGAGCTATGGTGGGATAAGCAATTGTCGAAGATGAGCTCCGTTAAACGAAAGGGAAACGCGCCGGAGGACTCAAACTCTCGTCACTTAAAAAAGCGAGTCAAGGTCTCCGGCCAGGACTGCGAAAAGGATGCGAAGCGTGTGACGAAAGACTCAAGGGCCAATGGACAGACGGGCAAGAATCGCACCGATACATTGAACGGTCAATCGGAGTCCTCCTCGAGGCCCTCTACTGTTTCCGTACTGCGCGACGAAGCTCCGGCCTTTCCTCGAGGTGGTAACAATGCTCTGACTCCATTAGAGCGAAAGCAAATTCAGATTCAGGCCACTCGGGATGTGCTCTTTGAGCAAAATGGTACACCGGGCGGGGAGATATTAAATGATGATTCCGAGATTGAAAAGGACGAAGATACGGCGAGAGAAGATGCTACTAAAgcttcaaagaagaagcagaaggcCAAAAAGCACAAAAAGTCAGCTGAAGCGTTAGCGAAGCCTCAGGGGCCAAAGATCGAAAGTTTAAGCTTCAAGGTACAGGCGGGGAACAAAATATAAAGCTGAGGAGAATATAACTGACCTTTTGCTTAGCGAATTGTGCCCGGTTCCAAAATTCTTGGCCAAGTCTCGAGTATCGGTACTCACAACATCTCCCTGGCACTTCCGAATAATTTAACCGGATACGTACCATGGACTGCTGTTTCAAAGATATTAAAGGGCAAGATTGAGAAACTTCTAAAGAATGCCGAAGACGACGAGATCGATGAAGATACTGACGAGGACGATTTCAACCTCAAATCATATGTCCGACTCGGCCAATACCTCCGTGCGTCCGTTTCATCAACCACTGATAACGGACATGGACTTGGCAAAGGCAAGAAGCGTATCGAGCTTTCCGTCGACCCCCAAGAGGCAAATGCTGGTCTGTCAAAATCAGACATGATTGTTGACTCCACAGTGCAAGCCTCCGTGCTAAGTGTTGAAGACTACGGCCTTATAATGGACCTAGGTCTAGAAGATGTCAACACTAGAGGCTTCATGTCCTCTAAAGAGCTGCCTCCGGGCGTGGATCTGTCCCAAGTCAAAGAAGGAGCTGTATTCCTTTGTGTTGTTACTGGCCATAATGCTGCTGGCAATGTAATCAAACTCTCCGCTAACCTACAAAAAGCTGCATCTGCGAAGAAATCACACTACCTCAGCTCCGCCCCAACGATAAATACTTTCCTCCCCGGAACCGCTGCCGAAATTCTTTTGACGGAAGTTACTCCGAACGGTATGACCGGAAAGATCATGGGAATGCTGGATGTGGTTGTCGATGCAGTGCATTCCGGCTCAACTGATGAGACAAAGGACTTGACAAAGAAGTATCGCCCGGCCACGAAAGCGACAGGTCGACTTATTTGCACGTATCCATCTGATGAGAACCCAAAGCTGGGTTTCTCAATTCTTGACCATGTTCTCAAATTCTCACCAACATCTGTGGCTGATCCGCAAGATAGAGATGATAAACCCGCTATTTCGGCGATAATACCGGAGGTGAAGGTGATCAAGGTTGATCCCACCCTGGGTTTGTACGTGCAGCTGGGGAACACCAAACATTACGGTTTTGTCCATATATCGAGAGTGAAGGATGGGAAGGTTTCCTCATTATCGTCAGCGGAAGGACCTTTTAAAGTTGGATCGCATCATGAAGGTCGCATAATCGGGTTCAATGCTCTAGATAATCTCTTCTTATTATCCCTGGAAAAGAAAGTTATTGACCAACCATTTCTCCGCCTGGAAGACGTTACAGTTGGTGCAGTGGTAAAAGGGaaaattgagaagcttctcatGGGGCCTGATGGCATCAATGGCCTTCTCGTTTCCCTTGCCGATGGTATAAGTGGCCTTGTTCCTGGAGTGCACATGGCCGATACCAAGCTACAGCACCCGGAGAAGAAGTTCCGCGAAGGATTACAGGTAACCGCTAGAATATTGTCCGTGAATCTTGAGAAGCGACAATTGCGGTTGACGCTAAAGAAATCATTATTACATAGCGAGTCTGCAATCTGGAAGGATTATCGGGACATAGCGCCAGGAAATCAATCCCCAGGAACTTTTGTGAGTATACAAGAAAACGGCGCCGTCATTCAATTTTATGGGGCTGTTCGCGGGTTTCTTCCGGTCTCCGAGATGAGTGAAGCTTACATCAAGGATCCCTCTCAACACTTCAGCATCGGACAAGTGGTGAATGTCAATGCGTTGAGTGTTGATGCGGAGCAAGGAAGATTGGTCGTTTCTTGCAAAGATCCTTCGATAGTTACGGATGCATATAAGAGTGCATTTGAGAATGTACACCCAGGACTACTTGTTTCCGGAACTGTCTTTGAGAAGTCCAGCGATGATTTACTTCTCAAGCTTGAGGCTGGTGGACTAATTGCACGCCTCAGTGCGGAACAACTCTCGGATGCGGCGCCATCCAAAGCTGCTGCTAACCTTGCGCGACTCAGGGTTGGCCAGAAGCTCCACGACCTTTTGATCCTTAGCATACGCAAAACCCACCGGCTCATCCAGGTCAGCAATAAGCCAAGCTTGAAGACTGCGCTTGAAAAAGGAACGCTGCCAGCCAAATTCGAAGACCTTAAATTAAATTCAAGCGTAACGGGTCTTGTTAGGAATATTACGGATGACGGCATATTTGTCGAGTTCTTGGGCGGGCTTACAGGCTTCCTTCCCAAGCGTCTAGTGGATGATGAACATTTAACCAAGGCGGACTTTGGATTTATGCGTACCCAGTCTATTTCTTGCTCGGTCTCTTCCATTGACCAGGATGCCCAAAGGTTTATTTTGACCATGAAGCCCgtggaaaaggaagaggagaagcATGAACGCCGATACAAGACAAAAAATACGAATGAGTTGTCAGTTAGCAATCCCGTGGATCAGGACATCAAATCTCTCGACGATTTTATAACCGGGAAGGTCACGAAGGCGAGAATCACCTCAGTCAAGGATACCCAGCTCAATGTGTTGTTGGCAGACAATGTCCAGGGCCGTATAGACGTATCTGAAGTGTTCGATAACTGGGAAGACATCAAGGATCGAAAACAGCCACTGAGGCTCTACAAACCCAAGCAAGTCGTTCCGGTTAAAATTCTAGGCGTTCATGATGCGCGAACCCATAAATTCTTACCAATCAGTCATCGCACAGGCAAGGTCCCTGTTTTTGAGCTCTCAGCGAAGCCAAGTTCATTAAAATCTCCGGATCTCGACCCCATAAGTTTGGAAAAAGTTAAGGTTGGAAGTTCATTCTTAGGATTTGTCAATAACATAGGCGATGATTGTCTGTGGCTCAACATCTCGCCAAGCGTGCGAGGAAAGCTTCCAATTATGGACATTTCGGACGACCTGGCTCTTGCTGGCGATATTAAAAGGACCTTTCCTATTGGATCCGCCCTCAAGGTCACGGTAGCCGCGGTAGATGTTGATAAGAATCGTCTTGACTTGACCGCTAAACATGGAGCCTCTTCGAAGAAACTTACGATATCCGACCTTTCTAAAGGCATGATTCTCCTTGGTAAAGTCACTAAAGTGACCGAGCGTCAGGTTCTCGTGCAGCTTAATGAGTCGCTTGTTGGAGCCATCGGACTACTTGACATGGCTGATGACTATTCGAAAATTAATCCTGCGAACTTTCACAAAAACGCTGTCCTTCGTGTTTGCGTTGTGGATGTCGATGTGCCAAACAAAAGGGTAGCTCTATCTGTCCGCCCATCGAAAGTGCTTAGTACATCCCTTCCCGTTGAAGACCCTGAGATCGCGTCTATCGACCGGCTTAAAGTCAATGATATCGTCCGGGGATTCGTTCGAAGAATTGCCGATATCGGACTATTCGTGACCCTCGGTCACAACGTGACTGCATATGTTCGTGTTTCGGATCTATCGGATTCTTATCTCAAAGAATGGCAAGACGAATTCCAAATCGATCAGATCGTGCGAGGGCGAATTACTCTGGTGGACCCCGAAGCGAAGAAAGTCCAGATGACCTTGAAACAATCGGCACTAGACCCGGACTACAAGCCTCCGCTCAAGTTGAAGGACCTGAAACCAGGCCAAATAGTCACGGGGAAAGTTCGAAAGGTCGAAGAGTTCGGCGCATTCGTTTCAATTGATGGAACTGCCAATCTTAGCGGCCTTTGCCATCGGAGTGAAATGGCGGAGCGAAAGGTTACGGATGCGCGGAAGCTTTACGAACAAGGAGATATTGTGAAGGCCAAGATTCTCAAAATAGATTTGAAAAAGGATCAAATATCGTTGGGATTAAAGGCATCATACTTCAATAACGATAGCGACGAGGCGGATTCGGATATGAGCGAGGGTGCAAGCGAGGAAGAGAGCGGTGATGATGAGTTAGGCGGGGTAGCCCTCAAGGCAGGCATTGACGACGAAGATCTCTCTGACGAAGGAGAGGATATTATAATGGGCGGTGTGGACCTTTCCAATAGTCTCGTGCAGTCAGCAGACTCTGATAATGTCGATGTGTTGATGGCTGATGCCGATGGCGATCAAGAAGGCGCTTTGGTCACTTCTGGTTTTGACTGGACAGGCGATTCATACGAAATTCAAAAAGGTTTGAATGGCGCTGCATTTGATTCGGACGATGAAAATATgtcaaagaaaaagaagcgcCGGAAGGCTGAAATTCAAGTCGACAGAACCGGTGATCTCGATGCGAACGGACCCCAGACCGTGGATGATTATGAACGACTCCTTCTCGGGGAGCCTAATTCTAGTTTGCTGTGGCTGAAGTACATGGCATTCCACCTTGAATTAGGGGAAGTTGATAAGGCGCGCGAGATTGCTGAGCGCGCCCTTCGGTCCATCAGCCTTGGCCAGGATACGGAAAAATTCAATGTCTGGGTTGCGATGCTTAACTTGGAAAATACATTTGGCACCGATGACAGCCTCGAAGAAGTATTCAAGCGTGCTTGTCAGTATAATGATGCGCAGGAAATCCACGAAAAAATGGCAAGCATTTTTATCCAGTCTGACAAGCCAGAGGTAAGTAACACTTAGTTTGCCTTTATTGATCGCCCCACAATACTAACATATGGTTAGAAAGCGGATGAGATTTTCCAATCCGCGCTGAAAAAGAAATTCACACAGTCTCCGAACCTATTCTTGAATTATGCCAACTTCCTCTTTGACACTATGGCTGCGCCAGATCGAGGACGTGCTCTGTTGCCTCGCGCCATGCAGTCTCTACCTCCTCACACCCACGTCGAACTCACATCCAAGTTCGGACAGTTAGAATTCCGCTCACTGCACGGAGATGTTGAGCGTGGTAGAACCGTGTTCGAAGGACTCCTTTCGTCTTTCCCTAAACGTGTTGATTTGTGGAATATTCTGCTAGATCTTGAGATCAAAGTTGGTGATGTGGACCAGGTCAGGCGGCTATTTGAGCGAGTCCTCGGCATTGGCCGTGGAGTCGGTGCCGACGGCAGCAAGGCTGGGATGAAGAAGCTAAAGGATAAGCAGGCCAAattcttcttcaagaagtGGCTTACGTTTGAAGAGAAGATCTCTAATGGCGATGATAAGATGGTTGATGAGGTTAAGGCTCGAGCTGCGGAGTACGTGAAGTCGTTGAAGGAAGACTCCTAAACGGATGAAACTTCTTCATCACTTGACGGCTTTAGTCTACATTTTCTTCCCATGTCTCCGAGTAAAGAGGTAACATTACCGGCGTCTAGCTTTTCTCATATGTATTTGTATAGCGTTTGTGGGGATATCCTATTATTAGATCTACACCAATTTAAAAAGTTATTGACCTCTTTTCTCTGCCATGATTCTCCTGTACTCCTCCACAATGCTCTGTCTGTGGCTCGCTAATTCCTCTCTCCGTCTCAAACTACCAGCAGCGGCTGGAACGTTAGCCACATCCACCTTAGCACCGTTGATCCCGTGGACTTTGAATATCTCTTTAACTTTTGCCAAATTCTCCGGGGGCGCCTGCACGACGTCAAACGGATTAAGTGACTGAGCAGCACGTTTCTTTTTATTCAGCTTTGCCCATGGATCATCGTCATCAGAGTCGTCAGAGTAATCAGGACCATCCGCAGCGccgttctttttcttctttttacctcctttcttcttcttcttcttcttctttccgtGACCCGCCTCAGCCTCCCATTGCTTCCACGTGTCATTCacctcttcatcttctgcttctctctcctccctttctgcttcttccttctctcgTATCTTGGCCTCCTCTTCGCGCCATCCTTTTTGCAGTCGCAAGAGCCGCTTTTCATGTTTGGTTTGACGGTGTTCGCGCAGGTTACGGATGTCAGCATCCATTTTACTTGCACCAGTATTTCCCGCCTTGCGCGCCACGCCGGAGAGGGGTAGAGCCTGATCCACGCGAGCAGCGTAATCGGAGAGTTTTTCTCCG is a genomic window of Coccidioides posadasii str. Silveira chromosome 3, complete sequence containing:
- the RRP5 gene encoding rRNA biogenesis protein rrp5 (BUSCO:81614at4751~EggNog:ENOG410PG56~COG:A~BUSCO:166at33183), whose translation is MSAEGFWNATGGKEQQKFSFLHTAAGWPKSGNLLRVGFRRYTDKPVGRELWWDKQLSKMSSVKRKGNAPEDSNSRHLKKRVKVSGQDCEKDAKRVTKDSRANGQTGKNRTDTLNGQSESSSRPSTVSVLRDEAPAFPRGGNNALTPLERKQIQIQATRDVLFEQNGTPGGEILNDDSEIEKDEDTAREDATKASKKKQKAKKHKKSAEALAKPQGPKIESLSFKRIVPGSKILGQVSSIGTHNISLALPNNLTGYVPWTAVSKILKGKIEKLLKNAEDDEIDEDTDEDDFNLKSYVRLGQYLRASVSSTTDNGHGLGKGKKRIELSVDPQEANAGLSKSDMIVDSTVQASVLSVEDYGLIMDLGLEDVNTRGFMSSKELPPGVDLSQVKEGAVFLCVVTGHNAAGNVIKLSANLQKAASAKKSHYLSSAPTINTFLPGTAAEILLTEVTPNGMTGKIMGMLDVVVDAVHSGSTDETKDLTKKYRPATKATGRLICTYPSDENPKLGFSILDHVLKFSPTSVADPQDRDDKPAISAIIPEVKVIKVDPTLGLYVQLGNTKHYGFVHISRVKDGKVSSLSSAEGPFKVGSHHEGRIIGFNALDNLFLLSLEKKVIDQPFLRLEDVTVGAVVKGKIEKLLMGPDGINGLLVSLADGISGLVPGVHMADTKLQHPEKKFREGLQVTARILSVNLEKRQLRLTLKKSLLHSESAIWKDYRDIAPGNQSPGTFVSIQENGAVIQFYGAVRGFLPVSEMSEAYIKDPSQHFSIGQVVNVNALSVDAEQGRLVVSCKDPSIVTDAYKSAFENVHPGLLVSGTVFEKSSDDLLLKLEAGGLIARLSAEQLSDAAPSKAAANLARLRVGQKLHDLLILSIRKTHRLIQVSNKPSLKTALEKGTLPAKFEDLKLNSSVTGLVRNITDDGIFVEFLGGLTGFLPKRLVDDEHLTKADFGFMRTQSISCSVSSIDQDAQRFILTMKPVEKEEEKHERRYKTKNTNELSVSNPVDQDIKSLDDFITGKVTKARITSVKDTQLNVLLADNVQGRIDVSEVFDNWEDIKDRKQPLRLYKPKQVVPVKILGVHDARTHKFLPISHRTGKVPVFELSAKPSSLKSPDLDPISLEKVKVGSSFLGFVNNIGDDCLWLNISPSVRGKLPIMDISDDLALAGDIKRTFPIGSALKVTVAAVDVDKNRLDLTAKHGASSKKLTISDLSKGMILLGKVTKVTERQVLVQLNESLVGAIGLLDMADDYSKINPANFHKNAVLRVCVVDVDVPNKRVALSVRPSKVLSTSLPVEDPEIASIDRLKVNDIVRGFVRRIADIGLFVTLGHNVTAYVRVSDLSDSYLKEWQDEFQIDQIVRGRITLVDPEAKKVQMTLKQSALDPDYKPPLKLKDLKPGQIVTGKVRKVEEFGAFVSIDGTANLSGLCHRSEMAERKVTDARKLYEQGDIVKAKILKIDLKKDQISLGLKASYFNNDSDEADSDMSEGASEEESGDDELGGVALKAGIDDEDLSDEGEDIIMGGVDLSNSLVQSADSDNVDVLMADADGDQEGALVTSGFDWTGDSYEIQKGLNGAAFDSDDENMSKKKKRRKAEIQVDRTGDLDANGPQTVDDYERLLLGEPNSSLLWLKYMAFHLELGEVDKAREIAERALRSISLGQDTEKFNVWVAMLNLENTFGTDDSLEEVFKRACQYNDAQEIHEKMASIFIQSDKPEKADEIFQSALKKKFTQSPNLFLNYANFLFDTMAAPDRGRALLPRAMQSLPPHTHVELTSKFGQLEFRSLHGDVERGRTVFEGLLSSFPKRVDLWNILLDLEIKVGDVDQVRRLFERVLGIGRGVGADGSKAGMKKLKDKQAKFFFKKWLTFEEKISNGDDKMVDEVKARAAEYVKSLKEDS
- a CDS encoding uncharacterized protein (EggNog:ENOG410PPXZ~COG:S~BUSCO:15453at33183), which codes for MPHKHKRRRKENDDHYDLPPNKIAKPLPARLDNGTKDAGQTKNAKQRKKPAHTDDFGDDTPRQFARMMRRFQQSMPGGKDGNKMNSDTAAGNVKNTRKRKRGGDVPTEASGRNNKPKVQKADAAVKSGESTNVPKILPGEKLSDYAARVDQALPLSGVARKAGNTGASKMDADIRNLREHRQTKHEKRLLRLQKGWREEEAKIREKEEAEREEREAEDEEVNDTWKQWEAEAGHGKKKKKKKKGGKKKKKNGAADGPDYSDDSDDDDPWAKLNKKKRAAQSLNPFDVVQAPPENLAKVKEIFKVHGINGAKVDVANVPAAAGSLRRREELASHRQSIVEEYRRIMAEKRGQ